GGTGCCTAAAATCTCGTCACGCTCGTATCCCTTTATTCGCTCTGCACCCTCGTTCCAACTCGCCACGTTCCCATTGGAATCGAGGAGGAATATCGCGTACTCCGTCACTTCTTGGAAGAACTCTTGAACGATAGTGCCCGCGTACACCGGGTCGCTGGAATTCTCCCGAGGCCCGGCCATTATCACAAATATACCAGTACTGGTAGATAAGTTCGACCGTTCTCCACAGAGGCCGTGAACCCGTGCAGTCTACAGACGAGAGTTAGAAGTGAGTGCCGCTATTTGGCGACGGTCACGACTGCCACGGGAGCCGCCGTGGAATCCGGAGCAAGCTGGAGTCGAAGCGCTCGGTTCGAAGCAGACCGACACCGAAGAGACCGGCGACCACGACGGGTGCCCAGTTGCCGAACCACGCGTTGATGCCACCCCAGAGGATGACGAAACTCACCAGGTCGTCGAGCATGAACTCGGTCTCAGCCAGCCGAGTGAGAAGCGCCTCGCGGTCGAATCCCCAGTCGAGGAGCACGACGGCGATGGTCGCGCTGATGACCCAGCCGGCGTAGTTCGACAGTGGGACGCCGTAGAAGAGGAGCGTGCCCTCGCCGAGTCGGTAGTACTCCCAGAACCCAAGTGAGACGGCGCCGGGGTCGAGCACGACGTCCATGGCGAGAACCATCACGATGACCGTGATGAGCCGAACTGCGGTGTTTCGGGCACGGTCGCCCAACAACAGGAGACACAGCAAGTAGGCGTTCATCACGAGCGGGATGAAGAACACCGGGAGGCCGATTGGGACGCCAGCCACGGTCGGGCCGAGGTCGACACCGTAGAAGAACCACCCGTAGGGCCATCCGGTCGTGATACCGGTGTACTCGATGACGTACGCATACGCCGTGAGTGCGCCGACGGCGACTGCCGCGCGACGGGTCACCAGTGGCAAGACGCCGACGATAAGCGGCGAACGCATCACCAGCGTCCCGAAGAGTATCAAGAACGCGTTGAACGCGATCGGTTCGGGCATCCACGCCATCGCACTCGCGATGAGCAACACAGCGCCGTTCAGGGGGAAGAACACCGAGATAGTAAACCGGTTGTCGCGCACGAGTTCGTCGAACGCGAGTTCGACCTCTTGGCGCGTCCGAGGAAGGGTCGTTCGCAGGTCAGCCATTCACGATACCCCAGAGTGCTCCGAAGGTGATGAGCATGCCGACGATTGTATTCAAGACGGGATACCACCAGTAGGCTTCGTCTACGTCGACACCAGAGAAGGCGATACCGAGGACGACCACTGGATAGGCACCCAAGAGCGCACCGAGACGCACGTCCACGAGGGCGAACGCGACGGCCGCGAGACCCCACGTCACGGCGCAGTACGCGTACGTCCATCGCGCGCCGAGGAACGTCGCTGTCGTCTGAATTCCGGCCGCTCGGTCAGGGTCGATATCGGGAATCGCAGAGAACGTGTGCATCCCCATCGTCCAGAGCCACGCTCCTGCAATCGCGAGGAGCGGTGGGTTCACACCTGCAATCGTCGCGTAGGCGGCCACGCCGGGGAGGATGTAGAGGCCGTTCGAGATGGAGTCGAGAAACGGGGTCGTCTTGAACCGGAACGGTGGCGCGCTGTACTCGACGGCGAGGAAGAAGTGTGCGACCAGCCACGGCCACGCGACTGACGGTGTGAACGCGAATAGACCGAGTCCGAGGACGCCGCTCCCGACGACGACAGCCCGATTCACTGGGTCGCCGCGCCAGCGTGCCTCTCGGTCGTCTTTCTTCGGATTGGCCTCGTCGACGTCCACGTCGAACACGTCGTTGACGCCGTAGAGAAACACGTTCGCCGGGACGAGGAAGTACGCGACCAAGACGAGCGCCTCGGGTGAGAACAGGTCCGAGAGATTCGTCGCGGCGGCCGCGATACCGACGAGGACCGGCCCGGCGAGGTAGAGCCAAAAGCGTGGCCGCGAGAGGACGAACAGGTAGCTGAGTCGGTCTCGCAGTCCGCCGTCCATCGCGGAACCCGCCGCCATATCGGTCGTCATCGTGCGTCTTCGGCCATCTCCTCTGCGGTGAGTTGTCCGCTGATGAGACACATGGGGACGCCGATGCCGGGTGTCGTGAACGACCCCGTGAAGTAGAGGCCGTCGACCTTCTTCGAGGCGTGTGGCGGTCGAAGGAGCGCAGTCTGTCTGAGCGTGTGTGCGAGACCGAGTGCAGTGCCTTTCGTGCTGTTGTAACGCTCGGCGAAGTCGTTCACACAGAACGACTCTTCGACGACGATTCGGTCTCGGAGGTCGACACCCGTGTTCTCGGCGATGTCGTCGAGGACGAGGTCACGGTACGACTGGCGAATCTCCGGTGTGTCTTCGAGGCCCGCAGCGATGGGGACGAGTGCGAAGAGGTTACTGTGGCCGTCGGGTGCGACGGTGTCGTCCGTCTTCGAAGGGACACAGAGGTAGTACGCTGGGTCTTCGGGCCACGCCGGCCTGTCGAAGATGTGCTCGAAGTGGTCGTCCCACTGGGTCGGCAAGACGAGCGTGTGGTGGGCGAGTTCTTCGACGTCGCCTTCGACACCGAGGTAGAGGAGAAACGCCGAGGGCGCGTACGTTCGGGATTCCCAGTAGTCGGCGTCGTACTGTCGCTTCTCAGGTGGGAGGAGTTCCTGTTCCGTGTGGGCGTAATCGGCGTCGCTCACGACCTGGTCACAGAGGAACTCGCGTCCGTCTTCGGTTCGGACGGCGAATCCACCGCGTCGACCAGCGATTTCGGCCACCGGCGAGTCCGTGTGGAACTCGACGCCGAGTTCCTCTGCGAGTGAGACCATCGCGTCGACGACGCCCGCGAGGCCGCCGTCGGGGTAGTACACGCCCATGTTGAAGTCGACGTGACTCATGAGGTTGTAGAGCGCCGGCGTGTTGTCTGGCGCGCCACCGAGGAACACCAGCGTGTACTGCATTATCTGCTGGAGTTTAGGGTGGTTGAAGTACCGTTCGACGTGGTCTTGCATCGACCCGACGAGCGAGAGGCCCCACGCGTTTTTGGCCACGTCGAGGTCGATGTAGTCTCGGAGGTTGGGGCGGTCCTCGTAGACGAAGTGTTCCATCCCGATGCGGTAGTTCCGCTCGGACTTCCGGAGGTACTCGTCGAACTTCTCGCCCGCGCCGGGTTCGTACGACTCGAAGACGTCCTTGTTCGCCTCGATGTCGGGGAGCATGTCCACCTGGTCGCCGTCTTTGAAGAAGATGCGATAGTGCGGGTCGAGACGAGTGAGGCCGTAGTAGTCCGAGGGGCGTTTCCCGAAGTGTGCGAAGAATCGCTCGAACACGTCGGGCATCAGGTACCACGACGGACCCATGTCGAATCGGAACCCATCGCGTTCGAGCGTACTGGCTCGGCCACCGAGTTGTTCGTTCTTTTCCAACAGCGTCACGTCAGCGCCGGCGTCGGCGAGATAGCACGCTGTCGAGAGACCGCCGAACCCACCGCCAACGACGACGACCGACTCGCCAGCGAGAGAATCGAGGTCCGAGACAGAATTCATACAGTCTTGTAAGAACGTCAAGGACATAAATCGACTGACCAAATCGGTATCCGACGCAGGTATCTTTAGGACCAGTCCGTCCTAACGAGGCACATGAACGACACCACTGTCGTGGTTACTGGCGCGAGTTCCGGAATCGGTGCGGCCATCGCGCGAGCGTTCGGTCGGAACGGGGCGACAGTCGTCGCCTGCGCCCGCGACCACGACGCCCTCCAAACCGTCCTCGACGACGTCGAAGACGCCGGGGGTGCTGCAGAAGGCCTCCGTGCCGACGTCCGCGACGAGTTCGACATGGAGCGACTGATGGAGATTGCCGCTCGCGCCGGCGGTTCCATCGATGTTCTCGTCGCCAACGCGGGAGTCAACCACGGCACGCCCGGTGAGATGCCGATGGCCGACGAGTCGTACGCCGCGTTCGACGACACGCTCAGAACGAACGTTCGCGGCGTCTTTGCGGCGGTCAAAGAAGCACTGCCGCACATGACCGACGACGCCCGTATCCTCATCCCCTCCGGGTCGATCGCCCGCGAGGCGAAACCCGGGATGGGAGCGTACGCCGTCTCGAAGGCGGCGGCCGAAGCACTCGCTCGGCAGTTCGCCGCCGATTGTGCCCAACCTGTCGGCGTCCTCGACCCCGGTCTGGTCGCCACCGACCTCTCTGGCGGGCATGGACGCGACCCGGACGACGTTGGCGACATGTTCGTCTGGGCGGCGACCGAGGCCGACCCGGCCGACCTCGATGGCACCATCGTCGACCTCAAGGCGTGGAAGAAGGCGACTCGCTGACCGTCCAACTGGGACGCTGCGCCGACCGCCTCACGAAACCGGGCGCCTTATTAATCCGAGCCAATTCGTTCACAACATGAATCGTTCGACAGCCATCGGCGTCGGCAGCGTCGTGGTTCTCGTCGCCCTCTCGGCGTATGCAGTGTCCACGCAGGCGTGGAAACTTCTCATCGTCTCGTGGGCTGCCTTCGCTGCGATGGCGTTCGCTGCGCCGTTCGGTGCGCGCTCTCGCACCGAACACGCGGAAGGACTCGTCTGGGGTTACGGCCTCGCTAGCGGTGCGATGGTGACGAGTGCAGCAGTGTTTCTCGTCCCACAGGCACTCGGTCACCACCCACAGTTCGGTGGGTTCGGCATCGCGTTCGGTATCCTCGCCGGATTCGGTGCGCACACCGTCGGCCACCGATTCGCACACATGGACTTCCCGATGGACCGCACCGTGACGGAACTCTCTGCGCACGCCCTCTCCGCCGGTGCAATCATCGGAATCGTCTACGGAAACATCGACGTGGGTGTCGGCCTCGGCCTCGCAATCGTCTCGCACAAAGGTCCGGCGGGCTACGCTGCCGCCCGTCGCCTCGCTGGTAACGACAAATCGGTCTACCCGCTTCTCCTCCCAGCGGCGGGTCTCGGTGTCGCGGCCATCATTTCGAGTGCCGTCTCGCTCCCGGCGACAGACGCGTTCCGTGGTATCGTCTTCGGGTTCGCTTCCGGAGTCTTCCTCCACGTCGCCATGGACTTCCTTCCGCGGTGCGAAATCGGCAGTGAGATTCACGACCTGCTGTCGGTCGAAGACGAACACGCACACTCGGTGCTCGACAGACTCCGCGTCCACGCTGCCGTCAGTACCGTCATCGGCGGCGTCGCCGTCTTCGGTGCGTGGTTGGTACTCGCATAAGTTCTCACAGAGACCCTCCGACGTGAGTCGAAGGTCACATCTCGTCGGTGACGGAACGGCCAGTCACGTCTCGTCGGCGACCGAGACGTCGGTCACTTCTTCGTCAGCCGCCGAAGTTGGATGGAGATGCCGAAGGCCGCACCGAGGAGTAACACGAGGTTGAACGCGGCTTGGAACGGCGCGCGGAACTCGGGGTTCACCCACGTCGAGATGGTCTGTGAGGCGTTGAGGTAGAACTGCAAGGCCGCGATGAGTGCCAGCAGCAGCAACCCGACGAGGACAGCGTAGTCGAGATAGCGGCGCAGGCGTGCGGCGAACTCACGGTTCTCCCGTTCGGTTGGGTCGTCGTCCGGGTCGGGGACCGTCTGGGTCCGTTGGGCCTTCTTGGTCCCCGATTTCGTTGGCGTCTCGTCGCTCATTGGCTCCACCTCCGGGCGACGAACGCAGTGGCACAGAGCGCCACGAGTGCGACGACGGCGCCGAATCCGGGCGCCGAAGACTCGGTCCGGGTCGGTTCGTAGTCGCTTGCTTCAGGGGTCCGTTCTCTGTCGTCTTCGAAGTCTTCGACACGCAGTTCGACTTCTTCTGTGGTCTCGTTCACGCTAATCGTCCTCGTTGGGTTCAGGTTCGCCGCGCCACGAGCGGAGTCGATGACGACTCCATCTCGGAGCAACACGACGTCGATGTAGTAGTTGTACTCGTTCGGTACGGTCGCCGTCGCGTCCACGGACTCGGTCCGGCCGGCCTGGATGGTGCCGGCGTCGACTGTCGTCCGAGAGGCGACGATGTTAGACTCGGCCTGCCGGAGGACGAACGTGACCGAGAGGTCTTCGGCCGGTTGGTCACCGGTGTTGACGAGCGTCGCAGTCAGGTCGAGTGTGGTTCGGTTCTCGCCAGCGTCGGCGATGGAAAACGAGACTGGCGGGAGCGATTCGGACTCGGTGAACGACGTGGTCGATTGGAGGTACGGCGGCTTGATAGCCGAGACACCTCGGATGCTCTTTCGCGCCTCGTCGACGCGCTCGGCGTCGCGGTAGAGGACGACTTCGATGTCGTAACCTCCCTCTCGTGGGACGGTGAGGTTGGCAGTTGCGGTCGCTTCACCGTCACGGGTGAGCGTGCCGACGTCGACTCGTTCCGTCGTCGTCACCAGTCCCGACTCGGCGTCGATTGCTCGAACGAGCACGCTCACGTTCTGGGTCGGGTTTCGTCTGTGGTCGATTCGTGTCTCGATACCGAGTGTAACCGTCTCTCCCGTGGCAGGGCCCGCCGCGATGGAGACGTCCGCGACGTCGACCGGGCCGGGTCGAACCGGACCGTCGTCCGTCGGGTCCGCGAGGACACCGGGGACGAGGACAGCGGAGACGGCGGCGACGATGAGGACACCGACGGCCCCGCCCGCGAGGAGGGCGTTTCTATCCATAGTCGAGTGACATTTTCCGGTCGGTAAATGTTTTGTCCCTGATTAGTCTCGGACTGAGAACGTCTTCGGGACCGTACATGCGACTTTTGACGACAGCAATCGTAGGTTATGTGGCATGTCCGAGATGCAACAAGCAACCTGTTCGTGTGGGTTCAGCGTAACGTCCGAGAACGAAGACGAACTCGTGATGATTATCCAGAACCACGCACACGACACACACGGAAAAGAGATGACAGTCGCAGACGTAAAGGCGATGGCGAAGCAGGTCTAGCCGTCACTGTTGGGGTGTGGATTTTTATAGAACGGCGTCAGGATATGTTGCATGGCAACGTACGTTATCGGCACGAACTCTGTCCACACGAGTGCCGAACTCTGTGACTACCTCTCGCGACGAATAGAGACCGGCGACGTCGTTCACGTCGTCAACTCGCACAAAGGCGGCGACAGCACCGACAGCGACGACGTTCGCGACGGCGACGACGCGTTGAACGTCGTCTCCTCTCGCCTCGGCGACTTCGTCACCGTCGAGACACACCAGTTCATCCGCGGCAACGACCCGGCCGAAGACATCCTCGAGTGTGCCCAAGACCAGAACGCCGACGAAATCGTCATCGGCGTCAGAAAACGGAACCCGACCTCGAAAATCGTCTTCGGGAGCACCGCACAGGACGTCCTCCTCTCTTCGAACGTTCCGATGGCAGTCGTTCCGTTAGAAACAGTCTACTGAGGCGCGTCTCAGTTTCCGGGCCGGTATTCGACGAGCGTCATCTCGAAGACCGGTTCGTCGTCACCTTCCTCTTCGTAGAACGCCATGTATCCCGGGAGTGGACTCTCGGGGGAGACACAGCTCTCCCAGAACACACTGCCGTTCATCTGAACCACGAAGTACGCACAGTCGAGGCCGGCGTACGACGAGGTGCGCTCGACTGTGAAACTCACGTTCCCGTTGGTTCCAGAGGCTTCCCATCCATCGCCAACTTCGAGGGTTTCACCGTCGACACCGCTGTAGTACGGAGAGTTGAATCCGACCGTCGCAATCGACCCGGAGGGACTCCCGGAGAGTTCGCTGTAGAGTTGGTCCCGCGAGGCGGTCACGGTCTGCTCACTCGTCGTCTCCTCGGCGTCGACCTTCGTTCGGATGGTCACTTCGTCTTCGGTCGCAGAGAGGACTTCCCACTCGTACGTCGCCGTGTCGTTCAGGTTCGGCGACGTAATCTCGTAGCGGTAGTACTGGCCTTCTCGGAACTGTTCGTCCCACGACTGATTGAAGTCGAACGCCATCGACGACGAACTGTCTTCACTGCTGCTGCTGTCACCAGACTCGCCAGTGTCACCGTTCGTCGTGTCGCCGTCGGCAGTGTCCGCGACGGTCGTCGTCTGTGTTGCCGTTGCGCCGTCACCACCAACGCCACCTGAACACCCGGCCACGAGGACCAGGAGGGCGACGAGGAGGGTCTTCCACATTGAGTGCATACCCCTACCGACGCCGGTCGGCACTATAATAGTCTCGTGTGCCAGAGTGTCTCGGATTCGAGACGATTTAGACGAGATTCGTTTCGACGAGAAGAGGCGTTACTCGGCCGGTTCGTCGAGGACTTTCTCGGCGAGCGTCGGGACGAACGTGCCGATGTCGGTCACCATCCCAATCGCCTGCGACGACCCGCGGTCGAGCAGTTGCGTGACGGTTGCGGGGTTGATGTCGACACAGACGGTCTTCGCAGACGACGGCAGGCAGTTGCCGACGGCGACAGAGTGGAGGAGCGTCGAGAGCATGAGCACCATGTCGGCCTTGTGGGCCTGTTCTCGGATGGCGTTCTGTGCCTCGATGGTGTCGGTGATGGTGTCTGGAAGCGGCCCGTCGTCGCGGATAGACCCAGCGAGAACGTACGGAACGTCGTTCTTCACACACTCGTACATCACACCTTCTTTGATGAGGCCCTCTTCGACGGCCTCGGCGATGCCGCCTGCTCGGATGACTTCACTGATGGTGTAGATGTGGTGTTTGTGCCCCTTTCGTGGGTGCTCCATCGTCTCCATATCCATCCCGAGGGAGGTGCCGTAGAGTCCGCGTTCGATGTCGTGGGTGGCAAAGCCGTTGCCAGCAGAAATCATGTCGATGTAGCCCTCGCGGATGAGACGCGCGAGTGCGTCACCGCCGCCGGAGTGGATGAGCGCCGGCCCGGCGACGACGAGGACCTTCCCACCTGCTTCTTTCGTCTCGCGGAGTGCGTCGGCGATTTCGCCGATGAGTGAATCCGACGGACGCTCCGAGGAGACACCGCCTTGCATGAACCCGAACGGACCTGACGAGTCACGGGGGCGCTCTGGAGGCTTGACACGGATGCCTGCCTCGTCGGTGACGATGAGGTCGCCTTCTTCGACGCTGTTGAGAACTTTCGTGTAGGCGCGTGGCCCCTCGGGTCCGTCGGGGTCGACGACGATTGCACAGTCCATCTCGATGTTTTCGACCGAGAGCCAGTCGCCCTCGTACCGAACGTCGGTCGGATGGTTGGTCGTGGAGTAGAACCCGACTGGGACGACCTGGTCTGCAGGCGACGGCTCGACACGAGCGTCGACCGGTTCGGTGAGGTTGGCCCCGATTTGGTGGAGTTCGTGGAGAATCTCCTGGAGTAGCTTCTCGTCGTCCGCCGAGACGGCCATCCGGCAGTACGACGTCTTGTCCTTCTGTTTCCCGACGTCGAACTGCTCGACGTCGAACTCGCCTCCGAGGTCCATCACGAGACCGAAGGCCTGTTGCATCATCCCGGAGTCGATGATGTGGCCTTCGAGTTCGACCGTACGTGTGTGGGTCATTGGCGGAGAATTGACTGTGGGGGCAAAATGGGTTACGGACACGACAGTCCAACCGTCGGTTTGCGACCATCGAAACGGAGCGTCAGAAAAAACAGTGAGTGGACGCGCTCAGAAGAGCAGGCCTTTGAACAGGTTGGCGATGGTCCAGACAGCCTTGTCGACGAAGTGGCCGTCCTCACCGGTGACACGGATTCGGTCGTCGCGGACCGCCTGTTCGACTTCGGCCAGTGGGTTAGACGACGACGCAATCGCTTCGAGTGTCGCGCGGTCGGTGCTGATACGCATCGATGCGTCCGGATTTGGCTCCGCCGCGACGTCGACGATACGCATGTCGTCGTCGACGCTCGCGGAGTACACGTGTGTCTCGTCGCCGTCTTCGATGTAGACGTTCACCGTCTTGCCGGCGATGAGGCCACGGGCGAACGAGACGTCGAACTGGTCGGCGTTCTGGTTGTACAGCGCGACACCCTCTTCGAGAAGTTGGAGCATCTCTTCGTCACTCGGACTCTCGGACTCCTGTGCGACGACGGGAGCCGAAGCG
The genomic region above belongs to Haloferax marinisediminis and contains:
- the cruF gene encoding bisanhydrobacterioruberin hydratase, with product MADLRTTLPRTRQEVELAFDELVRDNRFTISVFFPLNGAVLLIASAMAWMPEPIAFNAFLILFGTLVMRSPLIVGVLPLVTRRAAVAVGALTAYAYVIEYTGITTGWPYGWFFYGVDLGPTVAGVPIGLPVFFIPLVMNAYLLCLLLLGDRARNTAVRLITVIVMVLAMDVVLDPGAVSLGFWEYYRLGEGTLLFYGVPLSNYAGWVISATIAVVLLDWGFDREALLTRLAETEFMLDDLVSFVILWGGINAWFGNWAPVVVAGLFGVGLLRTERFDSSLLRIPRRLPWQS
- a CDS encoding prenyltransferase, with product MTTDMAAGSAMDGGLRDRLSYLFVLSRPRFWLYLAGPVLVGIAAAATNLSDLFSPEALVLVAYFLVPANVFLYGVNDVFDVDVDEANPKKDDREARWRGDPVNRAVVVGSGVLGLGLFAFTPSVAWPWLVAHFFLAVEYSAPPFRFKTTPFLDSISNGLYILPGVAAYATIAGVNPPLLAIAGAWLWTMGMHTFSAIPDIDPDRAAGIQTTATFLGARWTYAYCAVTWGLAAVAFALVDVRLGALLGAYPVVVLGIAFSGVDVDEAYWWYPVLNTIVGMLITFGALWGIVNG
- a CDS encoding phytoene desaturase family protein, producing the protein MNSVSDLDSLAGESVVVVGGGFGGLSTACYLADAGADVTLLEKNEQLGGRASTLERDGFRFDMGPSWYLMPDVFERFFAHFGKRPSDYYGLTRLDPHYRIFFKDGDQVDMLPDIEANKDVFESYEPGAGEKFDEYLRKSERNYRIGMEHFVYEDRPNLRDYIDLDVAKNAWGLSLVGSMQDHVERYFNHPKLQQIMQYTLVFLGGAPDNTPALYNLMSHVDFNMGVYYPDGGLAGVVDAMVSLAEELGVEFHTDSPVAEIAGRRGGFAVRTEDGREFLCDQVVSDADYAHTEQELLPPEKRQYDADYWESRTYAPSAFLLYLGVEGDVEELAHHTLVLPTQWDDHFEHIFDRPAWPEDPAYYLCVPSKTDDTVAPDGHSNLFALVPIAAGLEDTPEIRQSYRDLVLDDIAENTGVDLRDRIVVEESFCVNDFAERYNSTKGTALGLAHTLRQTALLRPPHASKKVDGLYFTGSFTTPGIGVPMCLISGQLTAEEMAEDAR
- a CDS encoding SDR family NAD(P)-dependent oxidoreductase, producing MNDTTVVVTGASSGIGAAIARAFGRNGATVVACARDHDALQTVLDDVEDAGGAAEGLRADVRDEFDMERLMEIAARAGGSIDVLVANAGVNHGTPGEMPMADESYAAFDDTLRTNVRGVFAAVKEALPHMTDDARILIPSGSIAREAKPGMGAYAVSKAAAEALARQFAADCAQPVGVLDPGLVATDLSGGHGRDPDDVGDMFVWAATEADPADLDGTIVDLKAWKKATR
- a CDS encoding ZIP family metal transporter, encoding MNRSTAIGVGSVVVLVALSAYAVSTQAWKLLIVSWAAFAAMAFAAPFGARSRTEHAEGLVWGYGLASGAMVTSAAVFLVPQALGHHPQFGGFGIAFGILAGFGAHTVGHRFAHMDFPMDRTVTELSAHALSAGAIIGIVYGNIDVGVGLGLAIVSHKGPAGYAAARRLAGNDKSVYPLLLPAAGLGVAAIISSAVSLPATDAFRGIVFGFASGVFLHVAMDFLPRCEIGSEIHDLLSVEDEHAHSVLDRLRVHAAVSTVIGGVAVFGAWLVLA
- a CDS encoding DUF7490 domain-containing protein produces the protein MDRNALLAGGAVGVLIVAAVSAVLVPGVLADPTDDGPVRPGPVDVADVSIAAGPATGETVTLGIETRIDHRRNPTQNVSVLVRAIDAESGLVTTTERVDVGTLTRDGEATATANLTVPREGGYDIEVVLYRDAERVDEARKSIRGVSAIKPPYLQSTTSFTESESLPPVSFSIADAGENRTTLDLTATLVNTGDQPAEDLSVTFVLRQAESNIVASRTTVDAGTIQAGRTESVDATATVPNEYNYYIDVVLLRDGVVIDSARGAANLNPTRTISVNETTEEVELRVEDFEDDRERTPEASDYEPTRTESSAPGFGAVVALVALCATAFVARRWSQ
- a CDS encoding DUF1059 domain-containing protein: MSEMQQATCSCGFSVTSENEDELVMIIQNHAHDTHGKEMTVADVKAMAKQV
- a CDS encoding universal stress protein, translating into MATYVIGTNSVHTSAELCDYLSRRIETGDVVHVVNSHKGGDSTDSDDVRDGDDALNVVSSRLGDFVTVETHQFIRGNDPAEDILECAQDQNADEIVIGVRKRNPTSKIVFGSTAQDVLLSSNVPMAVVPLETVY
- a CDS encoding ornithine cyclodeaminase; this translates as MTHTRTVELEGHIIDSGMMQQAFGLVMDLGGEFDVEQFDVGKQKDKTSYCRMAVSADDEKLLQEILHELHQIGANLTEPVDARVEPSPADQVVPVGFYSTTNHPTDVRYEGDWLSVENIEMDCAIVVDPDGPEGPRAYTKVLNSVEEGDLIVTDEAGIRVKPPERPRDSSGPFGFMQGGVSSERPSDSLIGEIADALRETKEAGGKVLVVAGPALIHSGGGDALARLIREGYIDMISAGNGFATHDIERGLYGTSLGMDMETMEHPRKGHKHHIYTISEVIRAGGIAEAVEEGLIKEGVMYECVKNDVPYVLAGSIRDDGPLPDTITDTIEAQNAIREQAHKADMVLMLSTLLHSVAVGNCLPSSAKTVCVDINPATVTQLLDRGSSQAIGMVTDIGTFVPTLAEKVLDEPAE